Proteins encoded by one window of Chryseobacterium aquaeductus:
- a CDS encoding NAD(P)H-hydrate dehydratase — MKIFTIEKIREADKFTIINQPISSISLMERASSACVEWIIEHCKNHTKFSIFCGSGNNGGDGFAIARLLYLKGFDINVFIDKENSKFSDDAMINYKRLKEFSGISVQDFKHSESFEFDEQTVIIDALFGTGLSRKLDRTYKELIEKLNKLSQVKISIDVPSGLFADEILEENQTIFIADYTLSFQFWKRSFLHPETGKFTGKVVILDIDLSKEFINKTATDYVVTDDETIKGIFKPRSDFAHKGSHGKAIIVAGSYGKIGAAVLATQAAMKTGAGLTLTIAPNCGYEILQTTCPEAMFISGGENFIKEIEIQKDSVYGIGPGLGTDLQTEKALLDFLKHSQNPVLLDADALNLISRNQDIISLIPKNSVITPHPKEFERLFGKTEDSFQRLELARIKAKELKIHIVLKDHHTQIITPEGKVFYNITGNSGLAKGGSGDVLTGIITSLLAQQYSAKNACILGVWLHGKAADFSAEKFSKEAMLPSNVIDELGNVFLLLNKKATT; from the coding sequence ATGAAGATTTTTACAATAGAAAAAATAAGAGAAGCAGATAAATTTACTATCATAAACCAACCTATTTCTTCTATCTCATTAATGGAAAGAGCTTCATCAGCTTGTGTTGAATGGATTATTGAGCACTGTAAAAATCATACAAAATTTTCAATTTTTTGTGGCAGTGGTAACAATGGCGGAGATGGTTTTGCCATCGCACGATTATTATATTTGAAAGGTTTTGATATAAATGTTTTTATAGATAAAGAAAATAGTAAATTTTCTGATGATGCCATGATTAATTATAAGAGGCTAAAAGAATTTTCAGGAATTTCCGTTCAAGATTTCAAACACTCAGAATCATTTGAATTTGATGAACAAACTGTCATTATTGATGCACTTTTCGGTACCGGATTATCAAGAAAGCTTGATAGAACTTATAAAGAGTTAATCGAGAAATTAAATAAATTAAGTCAGGTAAAAATTTCCATCGATGTTCCGTCCGGGCTTTTCGCTGATGAGATTTTAGAAGAAAATCAAACTATATTCATAGCAGATTATACATTGAGTTTTCAATTCTGGAAACGCAGTTTCTTACATCCTGAAACCGGAAAATTTACAGGAAAAGTTGTAATTTTAGATATAGATTTAAGCAAAGAATTTATCAACAAAACTGCGACAGATTATGTTGTAACAGATGATGAAACGATAAAGGGAATTTTCAAACCAAGATCTGATTTTGCTCACAAAGGATCTCATGGTAAGGCAATAATTGTTGCAGGAAGTTATGGAAAAATTGGCGCGGCAGTTTTGGCAACTCAAGCAGCAATGAAAACAGGAGCCGGACTCACTTTAACAATTGCTCCAAATTGTGGATATGAAATTCTGCAAACAACTTGTCCTGAAGCCATGTTTATTTCGGGTGGAGAAAATTTTATAAAAGAAATTGAAATTCAGAAAGATTCAGTTTATGGAATCGGTCCCGGTTTAGGAACAGATTTGCAAACCGAAAAAGCACTTTTAGATTTTTTAAAACATTCCCAAAATCCTGTTCTTTTAGATGCAGATGCTTTAAATTTAATTTCCAGAAATCAGGATATTATAAGTTTGATTCCAAAAAATTCTGTTATAACACCACATCCTAAAGAGTTTGAAAGGCTTTTCGGAAAAACTGAAGATTCTTTTCAAAGATTAGAGCTAGCAAGGATCAAGGCAAAGGAGTTGAAGATTCATATTGTTTTAAAAGATCATCATACGCAAATTATAACTCCGGAAGGAAAAGTTTTTTACAATATTACAGGTAATTCCGGTTTAGCAAAAGGTGGAAGTGGGGACGTTTTGACGGGAATTATTACATCACTTTTAGCACAACAATATTCTGCAAAAAATGCTTGTATATTAGGAGTCTGGCTTCATGGAAAAGCTGCAGATTTTTCTGCCGAAAAATTCTCTAAAGAAGCAATGCTTCCTTCCAATGTAATAGATGAACTCGGAAATGTTTTTCTTCT
- the mscL gene encoding large conductance mechanosensitive channel protein MscL has protein sequence MGFVKDFKDFAFKGNVVDLAIGVIIGAAFSAIVKSFVDDIITPLLLNPALEKANVKNIAELSWNGVKYGNFLSSVISFVIVAFVLFMLIKGIASLSKKEDTVVEAPAGPTEDQKLLMEIRDLLKTKNNI, from the coding sequence ATGGGATTTGTTAAAGATTTTAAAGATTTTGCTTTTAAAGGCAATGTTGTTGATCTTGCAATAGGTGTAATTATAGGTGCGGCTTTCAGTGCAATTGTAAAATCATTTGTAGATGATATTATCACGCCTTTACTATTAAACCCTGCACTAGAGAAAGCAAATGTAAAAAACATCGCAGAACTTTCGTGGAACGGAGTAAAGTATGGAAATTTCTTATCATCAGTCATAAGTTTCGTGATCGTCGCATTTGTTTTATTCATGCTCATCAAAGGAATTGCGAGCCTAAGCAAAAAAGAAGATACAGTGGTAGAAGCTCCTGCCGGACCAACTGAAGATCAAAAACTATTAATGGAAATAAGAGATTTATTAAAAACTAAAAATAATATCTAA